DNA from Streptomyces luteogriseus:
CTGCGGCAGGCCGGGGTGATCCGGGCGCCGGGCCTGAACGACATGCTGGAGTACGCGCGCGCGTTGCCGGTGCTGCCCGCTCCCCAGGGCGACAACGTCGTGATCATCACGGGCGCCGGCGGCAGTGGTGTGCTGCTCTCCGACGCGGTGACGGACAACGGCCTGTCCCTGATGGAGATCCCGCCGGACCTGGACGAGGCGTTCCGGAAGTTCATCCCGCCGTTCGGGGCCGCGGGCAACCCGGTGGACATCACCGGGGGCGAGCCGCCGTCGACGTACGAGGCGACGATCCGGCTGGGTCTGGAGGACCCGCGCATCCACGCGCTGGTCCTCGGCTACTGGCACACCATCGTCACTCCTCCCATGGTCTTCGCGGAGCTCACCGCGCGGGTGGTGGCCGAGTTCCGGGAGCGCGGGATCGAGAAGCCCGTGGTGGCGTCGCTCGCGGGTGACGTGGAGGTCGAGGAGGCCTGCCAGTACCTCTTCGAGCGCGGGGTCGTGGCGTACCCGTACACGACCGAGAAGCCGGTGGCCGTGCTCGGCGCGAAGTACCGCTGGGCGCGGGAGGCGGGGCGGCTGGGGGGCGGTACATGAGGTGAGTGAGCGGGGGGCCGGCCGACGGTGCGCGTCGGCAGGCCCCGGGACCCGCACGCGCACGAAAGGCATGGGACAGGGGGCGCTGGCCAGATCTTTCGACGCAAGGGGTGCGACACGACATGACAACGACCGATCTGCCCACGACGGTTCCCTACCGGGAGGTCACCGACGCGAACGGCCGCGTCTACCGCCTCGGTGAGACCGACATCGACATCATGGGGCGCAAGCGCAAGTGGATGGTGATCCTGCCCTGGATCGGCATGATGGGCATCTCCTCCGCCGAGTACGCGTTCGCGTCGGCCGAGGACACCCTGCACACCGCGCACAGCTGGAACAGCATGCACATCTTCTGGATGATGACCGTCTGGGTCTTCTTCCAGGCCGCGGTGGCCTTCCCCGCGGGCAAGCTGCGTGAGAGCGGAAAACTGCCGGCCCGCTGGGCCATGATGCTCGGCGCGGCGGGCACCCTGCTGGGCTACCTGTCCCTCGCCTTCGCGCCGCACGTGGTCTTCGCCTACATCGGCTTCAGCATGTTCAGCGGCATGGGCGCGGGCATGGTCTACGCGACCTGCGTCAACATGGTCGGCAAGTGGTATCCGGAGCGCAAGGGCGGCAAGACCGGCTTCGTCAACGGCGGTTTCGCCTACGGTTCGGTGCCCTTCGTCTTCCTCTTCAACGGCTACATGGACCTGACCAACTTCCGCTGGGTGCTGGTCTCGGTGGGTGTGTTCCTGGCCGGGATGGTCGCCTGCTCCGGCTACTTCTTCAAGGACCCGCCGAAGAACTGGTGGCCCTCCACGATCGACCCGCTGAACCCGCCGGACGACCCGCGCGCGGCCCGCTCGCTGCGGATGAACCCTCCGGCGGTGCGCCAGTACTCCCCCAGGGAGGCGTGGAAGACCGGCCGGGTCGCCCTGATGTGGTTCTGCCTGGCGTGTACGTCCGGTGTGAACATCTTCGGTATCGCCTTCCAGGTGGACATCGGCGAGGAGGCCGGATTCGCCGGCGGGGTCGTGGCCACCGCCATGTCCCTGAAGGCGGTCGTCAACGGCACCGGCCGCGGCGTCATCGGCTGGCTCTCCGACCTCTACGGCCGCAAGCGGTGCCTCCTCGTCGTCTGCCTCATCCTGGGTCTCGCCCAGTACGGCATCCTCTGGTCGGCCGAGAGCAAGAACCTCACGCTGTTCCTGATCTTCTCCGCGATCTCCGGCTTCGGCGGCGGTGCCATCTTCCCGATGTTCGCCGCACTCACCGCCGACTACTTCGGTGAGAACAACAACGCGTCCAACTACGGCATGGTCTACAGCGCCAAGCTCGTCTCCGGTCTGGGCGCCGGCATGGGTGCCGTGGTCGTCGGTGCCTGGGGGCACTCCGGTGCCTTCATCCTGGCCGGCTCCATCTCGCTCTTCGCCGGCTGCGTGGCACTGTTCCTCACCCCGCCGGGACGCGACAGGAAGACGGGCCGCATCTCCCCCAACCCGCAACCGCTCGGCGAGGACACAGCCTGACATGACGGCAGATCCGTACGAAGCGAGCACGTCCCCCTTACCTTCCGACGCCGCACACCGTCCCTACCACGAGGTGACCGATCCGGTTCGGCAGTTCACTCCGAAGGAGGCCATTCGCACGGGCATGCTGCCGCTGGTGTGGATCTCGGTGGTGATGACCGCCGGTGTGTCGATCTTCGGCATCTCGTTCCAGGTCGACTTCGCCAGGGACGTGGGCTTCGGCCCGCTGGTGGCGGCGTCGTCGATGGGCGTGATGACCGTGGTCAACGGCGTCGGCCGCGGCGTGGTGGGCCGGCTGTCCGACCGGTGAGGCCGCAAGTCCACCCTGGTGTTCGTCATCGTCGTGCTGGGCCTCGCCCAGTTCGGCGTGATCTGGGCCGGCGACCTGAGGAGCGAGTGGCTGTTCCTGTTCTTCGCGTTCCTGTCCGGCTTCGGCGGCGGCGCGTTCTACCCGCTGTTCGCGGCACCCGCGGGGGTCGCCCTGCTGCTGCGCCAGCCGGGCCGCGCACCGGCACCGGCGCGAGCCGCCGGCTGACGGCCGCCGCATCCAGGAGGAGGCCCCTCCCTGTGCGGGGAGGGGCCTCCTCATGTCCGTACGTCGCCTGTCAGCACTTCTCCCTCAGGGAGTGCAGGTGGGCGCTGGAGCGACGGGCGAACGTGAAGGACTCGGCCGGGTTGTCGTGTTCGGCCTGCCAGTGGTGGGCCATGCGGTGGCCGCGCAGCCGGGTCACGGCCGAGATGAAGCGCTGGTAGTCGATGTCGCCGTCGCCGACGTCGGTCATGGTGTAGCCGTACGGGTTCGACGGATCGCTCTCGCCGTCCTTCACGTGGAAGAGCGGGTAGCGGTCGGGCTGCCGCAGGACGTAGTTCAGCGGCTCGAACGGCGCGGGTGTGCCGTCGGGCCGCTTGGAGAAGCGGAACTGGCCTACGTACGCCCAGTAGATGTCCATCTCCAGGTGGACGAGGTCCGGGTCGGTCTCCTTGAGCAGGATGTCGTAGAGGCGGACCTTGGGGTTGTCGGTGGCGAAGGAGAACTCCTCGGAGTGGTTGTGCTGGTAGAACTTCATGCCGCGGGCCCGCGCCGCCGCGCCGTAGGTGTTGAAGTCCTCGGCGGCACGCTTCCAGGCGTCGACGGTCGAGCCGTAGCGGAACGGGCCGGAGGCCGTGCCGATGTGCTTGAGGCCGAGGGCCTGGGCGTCGTCGAGGACCTTGGTGAGGTTCTGGGCGAACGTGTAGGCGTTCGGGTCGTCGGAGTAGTAGCCGACGTGGCTGCCGATCGGGTTCAGGCCGTGGTTGCGGGCCAGCCGCTTGAGCTGGGCGAGCGTGATGGGGCCGGCTGAGCCCTGGGTGTAGCCGGCGAACTCGACCTCGTCGTAGCCGTACCGCTCCAGTTCGGCGAAGACGGGGCCGAAGCCGAGGGTGGAGACCTTGTCGCGCAGGCTGTAGAGCTGGATGCCGAGGCGACCGGGCGGCAGGACGGGGCGGCCGCGGCCCTTGGTGCCGGACGTCGTGGCGGGCGTGGCGCTGCCGGTGGCGGCGGTGGCGTTGCGGGTGGCGGCGTTCGCCGGGGCGGCGGCGCCGAGCAGGGCGGCGGCGGTGGCGCCGGCGGCCACGCCGAGCATGCCTCGTCTGCTGAGGCGGTGGCCGAGCTCGGGGTCGGGCTGGGAGAAGCGGCTCATGCGTGGAACTCCTCGTGATCGCGGGGCGTTGTCAGTGGTGAGTGCTTCACTTGTGACCAGTCGGTACCGAGGGCGGTGACCTCAGGTGAGACCGGCGAGTCTGAGCAGGAGTGACTTCACATCGGTGGCCGCGACGCGGTCTCCGACAGCACGGGGGGTGGAGCAGATGAGGAGCGGACCGTCGTCGTCGCTCTGCGGAAGGCGGCCGTGGCTGCCGCGAATAGGTGAGGGGTCCAGGGGCACGACCGCCATCCGGTAGCGCATGCCGAGCTTCTTGCGCGCCAGTGCGGTGGCCGCCTTGACCTTGACGTAGGGGTCGAGGGGATCCATGAAGAGTTCGACCGGGTCGTAGCCGGGTTTGCGGTGGATCTCGACCAGCTGCGCGAAGTCGGGCGCGCGGTCGTCGTCGAGCCAGTAGTAGTACGTGAACCAGGCGTCGGGTTCCGCCACGGCTACGAGCTCGCCCGCGCGCGGATGGTCGAGGTGGTGGGTCTTCTTGCCCTCGTCGTCCAGGAGTTGGGCGATGCCGGGCAGGCCGTCGAGGGCCGCTCGTGTGGCGTCGAGGTCCTCGGGGCGGCGCACGTAGACATGGGCGATCTGGTGATCGGCGACCGCGAAGGCACGGGACGCCATCGGGTCGAGGTACTCCATGCCGTCCTGCGTGTGCACCTCCAGCAGCCCGGCGCGGCGCAGGGCGCGGTTGATGTCGACATGCCGGTTCACGCGGGTGATGCCGTACTCGGACAGGGCGACGACGGTACGGCCCTCGGCACGGGCGTCGTCCAGCAGCGGGGCCATGGCGGCGTCTAGGTCGGCGGCCGCCTTCAGGGAGCGCGGGTCGTCGGGGCCGAAGCGCTGCAGGTCGTAGTCGAGATGAGGGAGGTAGCAGAGCGTCAGGTCGGGGTGCCGGGTGCGGATGATGTGGCGGGTGGCGTCGATGATCCACCGGCTGGAGACGAGGTCGGCTCCGGGACCCCAGAAGTGGAACAGGGGGAACGTGCCGAGTGCGTCGGTGAGTTCGTCGTGCAGTGCGGCCGGCCGGGTGTAGCAGTCGGGTTCCTTGCGGCCGTCGGCGTAGTAGACCGGACGGGGGGTGACGGTGATGTCGGTGTCGGCGCCCATGGCGTACCACCAGCAGATGTTCGCGACGGTGTAGCCGGGGTGGGCGCGGCGGGCGGCGTCCCAGAGCTTGTCGCCGGCCACGAGCCCGTTGTGCTGGCGCCACAGCAGGACGTCGCCGAGTTCACGGAAGTACCAGCCGTTGCCGACGATGCCGTGCTCCGAGGGCATGGTGCCGGTGAGGAACGTGGACTGGGCGGCGCAGGTGACGGCGGGCAGGACGGTGCCGAGCGGAGCACGGGAACCGGACTGGCCGAGCGCTTTGAGGTGGGGCATGTGGTCGAGGAGGCGGGGGGTGAGGCCGACGACGTCGAGGACGAGGAGCGGAGTGGGGCGGGTCGCGGCGGCCGGGAGCGGGGCGGCCGGGTCCGGGCGCTCATGGGTGCCGGTGCTCATGGCAGCTCCTTCAGACCGAGGTCGGTCAGCAGGTCGCGGGCGAGGGTGAGTTCGGCGGCGATGCCCTCGGCGAGCTGAGTGCGGCCCTTGGGGCGCAGCTCGGGCGGGAGGGCCTGCCAGGTGTAGGTCTCGACCTCCAGGTGGCGGGTGAGCGGGGCCGGGCCGCCGACGAGCCGGGTCAGTGCGGATGTCAGGACCGGGAGGGTGGAGGTGAGGGGCGCGGCGGGGGCCGCGTGCAGGGGGACGTGGAAGTGGGAGCGCCAGGGTGAGGCGTCGGGCAGGGCGTGTCCGGCGAGGGCCTCGTCGAGGTCGTCGGTGGCGCGCAGGCCGGCGGCGGTGGCCGTGCGGGTCTGGTGCAGGAAGCGGGGTTCGGCGAAGGCGGCGAGGGCCTCGCGTACCTCGGGGAGATGGGGGTGTTCGGCGTGCAGGGCGGCGGAGAGCTGGGATTTGACGACGGGGGCGCCGGCCGCGGTGAGGGCGTCCAGGGCGGTGTGCGGGTCTTCGAAGGAGGTGGCGAGGTGGCAGGTGTCGACGCAGATGCCGATGCGGTCGTGGCCGATCGCGGTGAGCGGGGCGATGGCGTCGTGGGTCGTCTCGACGACGCAGCCGGGTTCCGGTTCCAGGCCGACGCGGATGGAGCGGCCGGTCAGCTCCTCGAGGGCGTCGAGGCGTTCGGCGAGGGTGCGCAGCGCGGTGCGGGCCGTCCGCGCGCGCTCGTCGTCGTACGCGGTGCGCCAGGCGAGGGGCAGGGTGGAGATGGTCCCGTCGGTGACGTCGTCGGGGAGGAGCCCGGCGAGGACGCGGGCCAAGGCGGTGGTGTGGTCGAGGCGTTCCGGGTCGGCCCAGTCCGGCTTGTACACGCGGTACTTGACCTCCTCGGCGCCGAAGCCCTCATAGGGGAAGCCGTTGAGGGTGACGACCTCGAGGCCACGCCGGTCGAGTTCGGAGCGCAGGCCGCGCAGCGCGGCGGGGTCGGTGACGAGGGCGTGGGCGGCGTCCTTGGCGAGCCACAGCCCGATGCCGAGCCGGTCGCGGCCGAGGCGGCGACGGACGGGTTCGCAGTGGTCGCGGAGCTGGGCGAGGACCCCGTCGAGGGTCTCGGCGGGGTGGACGTTGGTGCAGTAGGCGAGGTGGACGATGGAACCGTCGGGGTGGCGGAAGCGCATGGATCACGCCTCCGCGGCGGGCACGGGGGCCGGCCTGCCCGCGCCGGTGTTTGGCTCGTGCGGATCCTTCGGGGCGGTGTCCGGCTCGTGCGGATCCTTCGGGGCGCCGCGGAGGACGGAGTTGCCCTCGTGGGTGGCCCCTGTGCCGGTGACGTCGAGGTTCAGGCGGCCACTGAGCCCGTAGAAGGCGACGGGGTTGCGCCACAGCACCTGGTCGACGTCGTCCTCGTCGAAGCCCTCGGCCAGCATCAGGTCGCCGACCTTGCGCGTCTTGAGGGGGTCGCTCTTTCCCCAGTCGGCGGCGGAGTTCACCAGGACCTGCTCGGTGCCGTAGGCGCGCAGGAGGGCGACCATGCGCTCCTCGTCCATCTTGGTGTCGGGATAGACGGAGAAGCCCAGCCAGCAGCCGCTGTCCCTGGCCTCCTTGACGGTCGTCTCGTTGAGGTGGTCGACCAGGACCCGCTCCGGGGCCAGTGCGGACTCCCGGACGACGTCGAGAGTGCGGCGCAGCCCGGCGAGTTTGTCGCGGTGCGGGGTGTGCACCAGGGCGGGCAGGCCGTGGTCGGCGGCGAGCTGGAGCTGCGCGGCGAGGGCGGTGTCCTCGGCCGGAGTCATGGAGTCGTAGCCGATCTCCCCCACCGCCACGACGTTGTCCTTGACGAGATACCGGGGCAGCTCGTCGAGGACGGGCAGGCAGCGCGGGTCGTTGGCCTCCTTGGGGTTGAGGGCGATCGTGCAGTGGTGGGCGATGCCGTACTGGGCGGCGCGGAAGGGCTCCCAGCCGAGGAGGGCGTCGAAGTAGTCGCGGAAGGAGGCGGGCGAGGTGCGCGGCTGGCCGAGCCAGAAGGACGGCTCGACGACGGCGCGGACACCGGCGGCGTACATGGCCTCGTAGTCGTCGGTGGTCCGGGACGTCATGTGTATGTGGGGGTCGAAGATGCGCATCAGGACTCCTTGCCGTGGGGGTGGTCCGTGACGGGGGCCGGGGTGACGCACTCGGACTCGGTCAGCTCCAGGACGCGGTGCAGATCCTCGGGGACGGTGCGGCCGGCGGCGGTGCGTTCGGCGGCGTGGTCGCCCAGCATCCGGGCGAGTTCGCCGTCGCCCGCCGCGCGCCGGGACAGGTCCGCCACGTGGTCGACCGGCACGCCGGTGAACAGGCACTTCAGCACGGCGTGCCGCCAGGCGTGAGCGGTCAGGTGCCGGGCGGCGTAGGGGCCGACGGCGGCGCTGAGGAGCCGGGTGTCGTTGGTGCGCAGGGCGTCCTCGACCAGCGGGAGCGCGCCCGGGCCGGACACGAGGTGCGGCAGGGCATGCAGAACGGCACGGCGCTCGTCGGCGGTGCCCTGGAAGTACACCCGGGTCAGGGCGTCGGTGCCGGCGTGGGCCGCGGCCAGGATGAGGACGCGTGCGACGTCGGCGTGCGCGGCACCGCAGCGCCGGCCGGCTTCGGCGAGACGCAGTTCCCACACGGAGATGGGCCCGTGGATGCCGGGGTGGGCGGCGGCCTCGTCGAGGGCTTGGTCGAGCCAGCTGCGGGCGGCCGGGTCGAGGTGGGAGGCGAGGCGGCGGCGGAGGTCGGCGAGCGAGGGGGTGGGGGCGGTGTCCTGGGTGGGAAGGCGGGTGGGGGCGGGGGTAGGGGTGCAGGTGCGGGCGTCGCCCGGGTCCTGGGTGCGCGGGTCGGTGTCCTTGGGGTTCTGGGCGCCCTGGGGGCTCCGGGCGGCGTCCTCAAGGCCCTCGGCGCTCCGGCTGCTCCGGGTGGCGTCCTCAAGGCCCTGGGCACCCCGGCTGCTCCGGGTGGCGTCCTCAAGGCCCTGGGCACCCCGGCTGCTCCGGGTGGCGTCCTCAAGGCCCTGGACGTCCCGGGTGTTCTGGGTCTTCTCGGTTCTCGCCGCTGGTGTGGGGCGGGGACGGGTCATCCGGTGCTGCTCCCCTCAGGGGTGGCGGAGGGAGCGCCGTGGGGTGGCGCGGCCTGCTGGAGGGCCGGAGCGGGGACGGGCGGCACGGTGGCCACGGTCCGCTCGGCGTGGCGGAGGAACGGGAGGGAGTGCGCGGCGAAGTGCGGGCCGGCGTGGGAGTGGCGGGGCAGTTCGACGACGGTCAGCCCCTGGTAGCCGGTGGCGGCGAGGGCCGCCAGGACGGGTGGGAAGTCGATCTCCCCGTCCCCGAAGGGGAGGTGCTCGTGCACGCCGCGCCGCATGTCCTCGATCTGGACGTGCCGCAACCAGGGGGCGGCGGCGCGCACGCAATCGGCGGGAGAAAGGGGTTCGAGGCACTGGCAGTGGCCGATGTCCAGGGTGAGGCCGAGGGGTTCGGGGTCGCCGAGGGCGCTGCGGAGCCGGTGGAAGTCGGCCAGGGCGGCGAGGAGGTGGCCGGGCTCGGGTTCGACGGCGAGCGGGATGCCCGCGGAGGCGGCGACGTCCAGGACGGGAGTCAGGGTCTCGGCGAGGCGTTTCCATGCGGTGTCCGTGTCGGTGCCTTCCGGGACGACACCGCTGAAGCAGTGCACCGCGTGGGCGCCGAGGTCGGCGGCGACCCGGACGGCCCGGACGAGGAGGTCGGCGCGGCGGGCTCGGTCGTCCGGGTCCGGGTCCAGGAGGGACGGGCCGTGCTTGCGGCGCGGGTCCAGGACGTAGCGGGCGCCCGTCTCGATGGTGACGCCCAGCCCGAGCGCGTCCAGTCGGTGCGCGACCCGGCGGGTGCGGCCGGCGAGGTCGGGCGCGAGAGGGTCGAGGTGCATGTGGTCGAGGGTCAGTCCGACGCCGTCGTAACCGAGGTCGGCGAGGAGGAAGAGGGCGTCGTCGAGCCGGAGGTCGGCGAGACCGTTGGTGCCGTAGCCGAAGCGGAGGGGAGGGAGGGCGCCGGGCTGGGCGAGGGAAGCGCTGGGTGAGGCGTCGGGCCGGGCGGGGGAAGCGCTGGATGAGGCGCCGGGCTGGGCGAGGCAAGCGCTGGGCGAGGCGTCGGGCCGGGCGGGGGCGGCGCTGAGCGAGGTGGCCGGCTCGGCGTCGGGGGCCGGTGAGTTCGTGGCATGGCTCTTCGGAGCTTGGCTCTTCGGGGCATGGCTCGTCGGGGCATGGCTCCTCGGGGCATGGCTCCTCGGGGCATGGGCATCGGCGCTCATGTGACGCTCACCTTCTTCGCGAACCGGGCTCCGAAGGGGGCGAGCGCGGCGATGAGAAGTGCCGTGGCCGTGCCCCGGGAGCGGGCGGTGAGGGCGGCCTGGAGGGGGATGGTGGCGCGGATGCCGGCGCCGACGGCGCGCTGGATGAGGGGCGGTGAGGGGTTCAGGGTGGCGTGGAAGGAGGGGCGGGCGGTCGTCGCGGCGTACGCGGCCGTGAGGGCGGTGGTGAGCAGCGCTCCGGAGTCCTGCCCCGGGAACCGGTCGGCACGGAGACCTGCCGGCCTGCGCCCGGCTGCAGGCCGGCGGCCTCTCGTCGGCCCCCCGGAGCTGCGGCGCGTCACCAGTCGGGTCAGCAGGGCCGTGGTCGCGAGGGCGGCAAGGGGTGGCAGGGGTGAGCCGCCCTGGGCCTCCTGGCGGGAGACCGTGGTGACGGCCAGGGTGTGGGTGCCGAGGAGGGCGGCGGAGGGCAGGGCCGGGCGGGTGGTGCCGCTCGTGGCCGCGGCTCCCAGGAGCAGGTCGAGGCCGCGTGCCGCGCCCATGGCCACGGGCCCGGCGGGCGTGTGCTTCAGACCGAGGTCGTACGCCCAGACGGTCGCCGCGAGGGGCGCGGCGACGGCTAGGGCCGGGCGGCCCGCCCTCGCGGCCAGGGCCAGCCCGGCTCCGGTGAGGGCGCAGGCCGCCGTGAGGGCGGCGGCCGGCCGGATGCGACCGGAGGGCAGGGGGCGGTGCGGGCGTTCGACGGCGTCCACGTCGCGGTCGGCCCAGTCGTTGAGGGCCATGCCGGCCTCGTAGAGGCAGAGGGAGGAGGCGATGGCGAGCAGGGTGCGGGTGTTGGGGGACGCGCCGGTTGCGGCCGTGCCGGCCAGGGCGTCACCGGGGACGCTGAAGAGGGCGGGCAGGCGCAGGAGTTCGGCCCAGGCGCGTCCCCGGTGCGAGCGGCCGGGGCATGGGCAGGGAGGAGTGTCACCGGCAGTGACCCGAGCAGCGGCGGTGGGCGGCTCGTCGGGGCATCCGCAAGGGCTTTCGCGCAGCGTCACCGTGCTTCTCCCGTCGCCTCGGGGCCGCTCACCGACCCCGCGTCACGGCCCACGCCCTCGCCTTGCCCCTCGCCGTCTCCCTGACCTTCGCCCAGGCCTTCTCCCTCACCCCGCCCCAGGCTCCGCCCGAACCGGACCAGTTCCTCGTACTGCTCGGACAACCCCGAGGGCCCCTCCCCCACCGGGTCCTTGAAGTAGAAGCCGAGCGCGCCGAGGGGACCGGACAGCTCTGC
Protein-coding regions in this window:
- a CDS encoding sugar phosphate isomerase/epimerase family protein; this encodes MSADAHAPRSHAPRSHAPTSHAPKSQAPKSHATNSPAPDAEPATSLSAAPARPDASPSACLAQPGASSSASPARPDASPSASLAQPGALPPLRFGYGTNGLADLRLDDALFLLADLGYDGVGLTLDHMHLDPLAPDLAGRTRRVAHRLDALGLGVTIETGARYVLDPRRKHGPSLLDPDPDDRARRADLLVRAVRVAADLGAHAVHCFSGVVPEGTDTDTAWKRLAETLTPVLDVAASAGIPLAVEPEPGHLLAALADFHRLRSALGDPEPLGLTLDIGHCQCLEPLSPADCVRAAAPWLRHVQIEDMRRGVHEHLPFGDGEIDFPPVLAALAATGYQGLTVVELPRHSHAGPHFAAHSLPFLRHAERTVATVPPVPAPALQQAAPPHGAPSATPEGSSTG
- a CDS encoding nucleotide pyrophosphatase/phosphodiesterase family protein encodes the protein MSTGTHERPDPAAPLPAAATRPTPLLVLDVVGLTPRLLDHMPHLKALGQSGSRAPLGTVLPAVTCAAQSTFLTGTMPSEHGIVGNGWYFRELGDVLLWRQHNGLVAGDKLWDAARRAHPGYTVANICWWYAMGADTDITVTPRPVYYADGRKEPDCYTRPAALHDELTDALGTFPLFHFWGPGADLVSSRWIIDATRHIIRTRHPDLTLCYLPHLDYDLQRFGPDDPRSLKAAADLDAAMAPLLDDARAEGRTVVALSEYGITRVNRHVDINRALRRAGLLEVHTQDGMEYLDPMASRAFAVADHQIAHVYVRRPEDLDATRAALDGLPGIAQLLDDEGKKTHHLDHPRAGELVAVAEPDAWFTYYYWLDDDRAPDFAQLVEIHRKPGYDPVELFMDPLDPYVKVKAATALARKKLGMRYRMAVVPLDPSPIRGSHGRLPQSDDDGPLLICSTPRAVGDRVAATDVKSLLLRLAGLT
- a CDS encoding SCO3242 family prenyltransferase; the protein is MTLRESPCGCPDEPPTAAARVTAGDTPPCPCPGRSHRGRAWAELLRLPALFSVPGDALAGTAATGASPNTRTLLAIASSLCLYEAGMALNDWADRDVDAVERPHRPLPSGRIRPAAALTAACALTGAGLALAARAGRPALAVAAPLAATVWAYDLGLKHTPAGPVAMGAARGLDLLLGAAATSGTTRPALPSAALLGTHTLAVTTVSRQEAQGGSPLPPLAALATTALLTRLVTRRSSGGPTRGRRPAAGRRPAGLRADRFPGQDSGALLTTALTAAYAATTARPSFHATLNPSPPLIQRAVGAGIRATIPLQAALTARSRGTATALLIAALAPFGARFAKKVSVT
- a CDS encoding TatD family hydrolase, yielding MRIFDPHIHMTSRTTDDYEAMYAAGVRAVVEPSFWLGQPRTSPASFRDYFDALLGWEPFRAAQYGIAHHCTIALNPKEANDPRCLPVLDELPRYLVKDNVVAVGEIGYDSMTPAEDTALAAQLQLAADHGLPALVHTPHRDKLAGLRRTLDVVRESALAPERVLVDHLNETTVKEARDSGCWLGFSVYPDTKMDEERMVALLRAYGTEQVLVNSAADWGKSDPLKTRKVGDLMLAEGFDEDDVDQVLWRNPVAFYGLSGRLNLDVTGTGATHEGNSVLRGAPKDPHEPDTAPKDPHEPNTGAGRPAPVPAAEA
- a CDS encoding EboA domain-containing protein produces the protein MTRPRPTPAARTEKTQNTRDVQGLEDATRSSRGAQGLEDATRSSRGAQGLEDATRSSRSAEGLEDAARSPQGAQNPKDTDPRTQDPGDARTCTPTPAPTRLPTQDTAPTPSLADLRRRLASHLDPAARSWLDQALDEAAAHPGIHGPISVWELRLAEAGRRCGAAHADVARVLILAAAHAGTDALTRVYFQGTADERRAVLHALPHLVSGPGALPLVEDALRTNDTRLLSAAVGPYAARHLTAHAWRHAVLKCLFTGVPVDHVADLSRRAAGDGELARMLGDHAAERTAAGRTVPEDLHRVLELTESECVTPAPVTDHPHGKES
- the eboE gene encoding metabolite traffic protein EboE, encoding MRFRHPDGSIVHLAYCTNVHPAETLDGVLAQLRDHCEPVRRRLGRDRLGIGLWLAKDAAHALVTDPAALRGLRSELDRRGLEVVTLNGFPYEGFGAEEVKYRVYKPDWADPERLDHTTALARVLAGLLPDDVTDGTISTLPLAWRTAYDDERARTARTALRTLAERLDALEELTGRSIRVGLEPEPGCVVETTHDAIAPLTAIGHDRIGICVDTCHLATSFEDPHTALDALTAAGAPVVKSQLSAALHAEHPHLPEVREALAAFAEPRFLHQTRTATAAGLRATDDLDEALAGHALPDASPWRSHFHVPLHAAPAAPLTSTLPVLTSALTRLVGGPAPLTRHLEVETYTWQALPPELRPKGRTQLAEGIAAELTLARDLLTDLGLKELP
- a CDS encoding OFA family MFS transporter, translated to MTTTDLPTTVPYREVTDANGRVYRLGETDIDIMGRKRKWMVILPWIGMMGISSAEYAFASAEDTLHTAHSWNSMHIFWMMTVWVFFQAAVAFPAGKLRESGKLPARWAMMLGAAGTLLGYLSLAFAPHVVFAYIGFSMFSGMGAGMVYATCVNMVGKWYPERKGGKTGFVNGGFAYGSVPFVFLFNGYMDLTNFRWVLVSVGVFLAGMVACSGYFFKDPPKNWWPSTIDPLNPPDDPRAARSLRMNPPAVRQYSPREAWKTGRVALMWFCLACTSGVNIFGIAFQVDIGEEAGFAGGVVATAMSLKAVVNGTGRGVIGWLSDLYGRKRCLLVVCLILGLAQYGILWSAESKNLTLFLIFSAISGFGGGAIFPMFAALTADYFGENNNASNYGMVYSAKLVSGLGAGMGAVVVGAWGHSGAFILAGSISLFAGCVALFLTPPGRDRKTGRISPNPQPLGEDTA
- a CDS encoding sugar phosphate isomerase/epimerase family protein, which encodes MSRFSQPDPELGHRLSRRGMLGVAAGATAAALLGAAAPANAATRNATAATGSATPATTSGTKGRGRPVLPPGRLGIQLYSLRDKVSTLGFGPVFAELERYGYDEVEFAGYTQGSAGPITLAQLKRLARNHGLNPIGSHVGYYSDDPNAYTFAQNLTKVLDDAQALGLKHIGTASGPFRYGSTVDAWKRAAEDFNTYGAAARARGMKFYQHNHSEEFSFATDNPKVRLYDILLKETDPDLVHLEMDIYWAYVGQFRFSKRPDGTPAPFEPLNYVLRQPDRYPLFHVKDGESDPSNPYGYTMTDVGDGDIDYQRFISAVTRLRGHRMAHHWQAEHDNPAESFTFARRSSAHLHSLREKC